A genome region from Euphorbia lathyris chromosome 4, ddEupLath1.1, whole genome shotgun sequence includes the following:
- the LOC136225493 gene encoding 17.8 kDa class I heat shock protein-like — translation MSIIPSIFGGRRSNIFNPFSPFSLDVWDPFQNFPMGSLVPRSELSNETTAFANTRIDWKETPEAHIFKADLPGLKKEEVKVEVEEGQVLQISGQRSKEKEEKNDKWHRIERSSGQFLRRFRLPENAKVDEVKASMENGVLTVTVPKEEVKKPQVKAIDISG, via the coding sequence ATGTCGATCATTCCGAGCATCTTCGGCGGCCGGAGAAGCAACATCTTCAATCCATTCTCTCCATTCTCTCTCGACGTTTGGGATCCCTTCCAGAACTTCCCGATGGGGTCCCTAGTCCCTCGATCGGAGCTATCGAACGAAACAACGGCGTTTGCAAACACAAGAATAGACTGGAAGGAGACACCGGAGGCTCACATATTTAAAGCAGACCTTCCAGGTttgaagaaagaagaagtgaaagtggaggttgaagaaggtcAGGTTTTACAGATAAGCGGACAGAGaagcaaagagaaagaagagaagaatgaTAAGTGGCATAGAATTGAAAGATCCAGTGGCCAATTCTTGAGGCGGTTCAGGTTGCCGGAAAATGCAAAGGTTGATGAGGTAAAGGCAAGTATGGAGAATGGAGTTCTGACAGTTACAGTGCCTAAAGAGGAAGTCAAGAAACCTCAAGTTAAGGCCATTGACATCTCTGGCTAA
- the LOC136227774 gene encoding 17.8 kDa class I heat shock protein-like yields the protein MSIIPSIFGGRRSNIFDPFSLDVWDPFQDFPMASLVPRSELSNETTAFANTRIDWKETPEAHVFKADLPGLKKEEVKVEVEEGQVLQISGERSRDKEEKNDKWHRVERSSGKFLRRFRLPENAKVDEVKASMENGVLTVTVPKEEVKKPDVKAIDISG from the coding sequence ATGTCTATCATTCCGAGCATCTTCGGCGGCCGGAGAAGCAACATCTTCGACCCATTCTCTCTCGACGTCTGGGATCCCTTCCAGGATTTCCCTATGGCCTCCCTAGTCCCTCGATCGGAGCTATCGAACGAAACAACGGCGTTTGCAAACACAAGAATAGACTGGAAGGAGACACCGGAGGCCCACGTATTCAAAGCAGATCTTCCAGGattgaagaaagaagaagtgaaagtggaggttgaagaaggtcAGGTTTTACAGATAAGTGGAGAGAGAAGCAGagataaagaagaaaagaatgATAAATGGCATAGAGTTGAAAGATCCAGTGGAAAATTCTTGAGGCGGTTCAGGCTGCCGGAAAATGCAAAGGTTGATGAGGTAAAGGCGAGTATGGAGAATGGAGTTCTGACAGTTACAGTGCCTAAAGAGGAAGTTAAGAAACCAGATGTTAAGGCAATTGACATCTCTGGCTAA
- the LOC136228066 gene encoding 17.8 kDa class I heat shock protein-like, with protein MSIIPSIFGGRRSNMFDPFSLEVWDPFEDFPMASLVPRSELSNDTTAFANTRIDWKETPEAHIFKADLPGLKKEEVKVEVEEGQVLQISGQRSKEKEEKNDKWHRVERSNGQFLRRFRLPENAKTDGVKASMENGVLTVTVPKEEVKKPDVKAIDISG; from the coding sequence ATGTCGATCATTCCGAGCATCTTCGGCGGCCGGAGAAGCAACATGTTCGATCCATTCTCTCTCGAAGTCTGGGATCCCTTCGAGGACTTCCCGATGGCCTCCCTAGTCCCTCGATCGGAGCTATCGAACGACACAACGGCGTTTGCAAACACACGAATTGACTGGAAGGAGACACCGGAAGCTCACATATTCAAAGCAGACCTTCCAGGTttgaagaaagaagaagtgaaagtggaggttgaagaaggtcAGGTTTTACAGATAAGCGGACAGAGaagcaaagagaaagaagagaagaatgaTAAGTGGCATAGAGTTGAAAGATCCAATGGCCAATTCTTGAGGCGGTTCAGGCTGCCGGAAAATGCAAAGACCGATGGGGTGAAGGCAAGTATGGAGAATGGAGTTTTGACAGTCACGGTGCCTAAAGAGGAAGTCAAGAAACCTGATGTTAAAGCCATTGACATCTCTGGCTAA